A window from Choristoneura fumiferana chromosome 22, NRCan_CFum_1, whole genome shotgun sequence encodes these proteins:
- the LOC141440125 gene encoding S phase cyclin A-associated protein in the endoplasmic reticulum-like, giving the protein MEEVRQLVQEEGREARNLLAFHVAVDTPVVTVSAAGRFLRKPPRAQAVPRRAPPRPPASRLRSASAGRDKRSELRARYWALLFGDLQRAVGEIYNTVEAHENLNECQEVILVLENYTRDFKALGEWFRLKWEYDNTPLRRDLRVLLGRYVRLTLSAQNLDALIR; this is encoded by the exons ATGGAAGAAGTTAGGCAGTTGGTGCAGGAAGAAGGCAGGGAGGCGAGGAACCTGTTGGCCTTTCACGTTGCCGTCGACACGCCGG TAGTAACAGTAAGTGCCGCAGGTCGTTTCTTGCGCaagccgccgcgcgcgcaggcggtcccgcgccgcgcgccgccgcgccctcCCGCCTCGCGCCTGCGCTCGGCCTCCGCCGGCCGCGACAAGCGCTCCGAACTGCGCGCGCGCTACTGGGCGCTGCTGTTTGGGGACCTGCAGAGAGCC GTGGGTGAAATATATAACACAGTCGAAGCTCACGAAAATCTGAACGAATGCCAAGAAGTGATACTGGTGCTTGAAAACTACACGCGCGACTTCAAAGCACTGGGAGAGTGGTTCCGTCTCAAATGGGAGTATGACAATACCCCCCTCCGCAGAGACCTCAGAGTCTTGCTTGGGAGATACGTAAGACTGACTTTGTCCGCCCAGAATCTAGACGCACTCATTCGGTGA
- the RpS11 gene encoding LOW QUALITY PROTEIN: ribosomal protein S11 (The sequence of the model RefSeq protein was modified relative to this genomic sequence to represent the inferred CDS: inserted 1 base in 1 codon), whose product MADQTERSFQKQPTVFLNRKKGIGVKRSRKPLRYHKDVGLGFKTPREAIEGTYIDKKCPFTGNVSIRGRILTGXVQKMKMQRTIVIRRDYLHYLPKYNRFEKRHRNMSVHLSPCFRDVELGDIVTIGECRPLSKTVRFNVLKVSKGKGSKKSFRKF is encoded by the exons ATGGCGGATCAG ACGGAACGTTCATTCCAAAAGCAACCTACGGTTTTTTTAAACCGTAAAAAAGGCATCGGCGTGAAGAGAAGCCGGAAGCCTTTGAGATATCATAAAGACGTGGGGCTAGGATTCAAGACGCCTCGCGAG GCCATCGAAGGGACATACATTGACAAGAAGTGCCCGTTCACTGGCAACGTGTCTATCCGCGGCCGCATCCTCACCG TGGTGCAGAAAATGAAGATGCAAAGGACCATCGTCATCAGACGCGACTACCTGCATTACCTGCCCAAGTACAACCGGTTCGAGAAGAGGCACAGGAACATGTCTGTCCATCTTTCCCCATGCTTCAG aGACGTAGAGCTCGGAGACATAGTCACCATCGGCGAGTGCAGGCCTCTCTCCAAAACTGTGCGGTTCAACGTACTGAAGGTTTCCAAGGGCAAGGGCTCGAAGAAATCTTTCAGGAAGTTctaa